In one Elephas maximus indicus isolate mEleMax1 chromosome 9, mEleMax1 primary haplotype, whole genome shotgun sequence genomic region, the following are encoded:
- the SLC31A1 gene encoding high affinity copper uptake protein 1, which translates to MSHLHHTGMSGMGHSNTTSHPTTSVSHSHGGEDGNMMMMMPMTFYFGFKNVEVLFSGLVINTAGEMAGAFVAVFLLAMFYEGLKIARESLLRKSQVSIRYNSMPVPGPNGTILMETHKTVGQQMLSFPHLLQTVLHIIQVVISYFLMLIFMTYNGYLCIAVAAGAGTGYFLFSWKKAVVVDITEHCH; encoded by the exons ATGAGTCATCTGCATCATACAGGGATGAGTGGTATGGGCCACAGCAATACCACATCACACCCGACCACTTCAGTCTCACACTCCCATGGCGGAGAAGATGGTaacatgatgatgatgatg CCTATGACCTTCTACTTTGGCTTTAAGAATGTGGAAGTATTATTTTCTGGTTTGGTGATCAATACAGCTGGAG AAATGGCTGGAGCTTTTGTGGCAGTGTTTTTACTAGCAATGTTCTATGAAGGACTCAAGATAGCCCGAGAGAGCTTGTTGCGCAAGTCACAAGTCAGCATCCGCTATAATTCCATGCCTGTCCCAGGGCCAAATGGAACTATCCTTATGGAGACACACAAAACCGTTGG GCAGCAGATGCTGAGCTTTCCTCACCTCctgcaaacagtgctgcatatCATCCAGGTGGTCATCAGCTACTTCCTTATGCTCATCTTCATGACCTACAACGGGTACCTCTGCATTGCTGTGGCAGCAGGGGCCGGCACTGGATACTTTCTCTTCAGCTGGAAGAAGGCAGTAGTGGTGGACATCACTGAGCACTGCCATTAG
- the CDC26 gene encoding anaphase-promoting complex subunit CDC26 encodes MLRRKPTRLELKLDDIEEFESIRKDLETRKKQKEDVEVVGGSDGEGAIGLSSDPKSREQMINDRIGYKPQPKPNNRSSQFGSFEF; translated from the exons ATGCTTCGACGAAAACCAACCCGCCTGGAGCTGAAGCTTGATGACATTGAGGAGTTTGAGAGCATTCGAAAGGACCTGGAG ACCCGTAAGAAACAAAAGGAAGATGTGGAAGTTGTGGGAGGAAGTGATGGAGAAGGAGCCATTGGGCTTAGCAGTGACCCCAAGAGCCGAGAACAAATGATTAATGATCGAATTGGTTATAAACCCCAACCCAAGCCGAACAATCGTTCGTCTCAATTTGGAAGTTTTGAGTTTTAG